One Arachis hypogaea cultivar Tifrunner chromosome 2, arahy.Tifrunner.gnm2.J5K5, whole genome shotgun sequence genomic window, TAATGCACTAAAATGAGTAAATTCTTTGCCTTTCTACCTTGATACTTACTTTTAATATGAGCTTATGTAATGGAAGAGTGGCagcataaaattaaataaaaagaagagaggtTGAGATGTTATATTTTGAAGTATTACCATTTTTCACTTGTAGTTCAGTAAACAAGTATTAATAGACTAGGCTATTCATTGCTTGTTATTTTACATGTTCATTTTTTTGTTAGTATAAACTATTTAAAAGCTTGCTGACTCCAGTTCTTCATTGTAGTTGTTAATAGCCTTAAATTGTCTAAAATTGTTGAATATTCTTATGtccaaatttattaataaaaaaaccaCATATTTGCTTGCGCAAATTTAAATTGAGATATGCTTTCAAGTTAAATATATCACCTTTTTTTCCACACTGTGGTATTTCCATAATTGATTTGTGCGACAAATTAGTTGTGTTGATTAATGAGATTATGTGTATTATTTCCTTCATACTGGGAAGTGCAAATAGCTGATGTTATGTAGAGCGAGTTCAGTACATGCAGTTCCATTTGGGATTGTATTTTCATCAATATTAGTCTTGGTTATATTCTAATCTTCAAATTTTCTTTCTGATGGGCTTTAAACTGATGTACAATTGTAATGTTTATAAACATGCTGAAAATTTTCAGGTTTGGGGCCCGGAACACTTGTTGGTTCTGCAGCTTTTGACCTTTTCCCTATCCATGCTGTCTGTGTAGTAGTTCCAAAAGCAGGAGAGCTGAAAAAGATTGCTGACATAGGAGTATGGTTGGTGGAATTGTTTTGGTCCTATTGGGCTTATATTTGGTTATACATTATTTTGAAGGTAATATTCCAACATTTCTCTTCAAAACATCGTAATTTATGCTGCTTGCTTCCTTCTTCAGTTATTTTATCAACTTGTTCTAGGAAATGTAAGAAATATTGTTATTTGAGCCTTCATTCCATGCAATAAGATGGTCGTCTCTGCGGATACGTGGTCTTTCACATATGAAATTTATTGAATGATAGAATGAGAAAACTTTCCCGACTTCTTCACATTTTCAAGCTTCAATAACAATTGATGAGGCTCTAATGCTTTGGAAAATGTCTAAAAATGCATATGTAAATCTTAATTTGGCACTGAAAGCTTGTGCTTCAATCAGAAAGTTTGGACAAGCATAGGTCATGCTTAGGGCTCTATAAGTTCAACACTTAAATGTATTTCACAGTCGATTATAGTATTAGATCTTTCTTATCTGTATCATCACTTTGCTTGTTAAATTCTTTATAGTTCTTATGTTGAGTAATATTCATGATAGAGCTGAATGTAGGTGTGGACTCCAGATGTGGTGACTCTATGGGAGGCCTTGTTGACAGTACTGCAGTATGGATTACTGTTGACCCATGCTTATGCTCAAGACAAGCGCTGGCCATATATTTCTCTACCTATGTATGTGCTTCTTTTTGTTAAAATTCACTAAGAAGATTAATTTTTCATCTTCCTCTTGAGTATATTGGTCATAATCAAAGCATTTATCCTAATCACGATCCTTAAGTCTGATATCTCGTTCTATATATGAAGTGAACGAGATGAGAGGCCTGAGGAATGGGTGCCCGAAGAATCTCCTTATTTTATACGAGAAAGCCTTGACAAAATAGACTTTTCTGAGACAAGTCCCATGAGTGAAGAACATGGGGAGACTGTTGATATTTTCTCCATTCATTCAGTAAATCCCACCGGTATTTATGCGGTCTTAATATAGTGAAATGTCACTTTGTTTGCCTTTTTTAAcatattattttcttctcttaaaATTATCTCCTTAGCATGAGAAACATTCTGAAACGTCAGAATAATCTTGCATAGTAAATTTTCAAATCTGCAGACCAAAAATATGAAAGAGTACGTCAAATAGATGATAATGTTGCTCAAATTTCTGATAAAGCTAAGGAAATGATGACAGAGGATGTGCATTTGCTTAAAATTTGGAGGCAGCAATTTGTGGATGCACTGACGGTAGTAAATTTTTTGTTGCAAATGCTTATAGCATAGGTTAAAGAACAAGAATAACAGCCACAACTAAGCCATTTTATGGCATTGTATCATAGATTCATGATAGTAATACTGCAACTAACTACGATTAAGTTAATCAGGAAATTGTTATGGTTTTCCGGATATGGGCTGTTTCAGATAAAATATGTATTTTCTCTAGTAACACACTTTGTTTCACATTGTTAAGTATAAGCTTTACTctgtatttttacaaaatttcaattatttttatgtttgctATATATTATAGTAATGTTATTATGTTATAAACTGCAGAGTTTTTGGATTTCACTAACTTTGCATTGTTCCAATATTTAGCAATTgggctcttcttttttttttttcccaataGATATATTTGTCTGGGATTATAAAGAGTAACTGACTGACAGATAATAGTAATTTCTTCAACAGTTGGAGAGCCTGGAGACAAAAAAATTGAAGAATTCCTATCTCCGCATGGGTAGAATATTATGGCAATCACTGCTTTTACCATGGAGGTTTCTATTTGCTTTTGTTCCTCCATGCCATATAGCTCATGGATGGATCTCCTTCATTTGCTCTTTGCTTTTCATCAGTGGAATAGCTTACATTGTTACTAGGATCACAGATCTTATAAGTTGTGTCACAGGTTTGACTTCTCATATGTAATCATCTCCCATTACATCTAATTGTTGGTCCAAATTTCCTTTCAGGCTATCAGCTATgaatatatattacttaatttCTTCTCTTCTATTCTGTTATAGGAATAAATGCTTATGTC contains:
- the LOC112756220 gene encoding magnesium/proton exchanger, with protein sequence MVGLFSIMGHEKCESYLIFSGEAALGDNFRTFLYFLGLAYCFLGLSAITARFFKSMENVVKHTRKVVEIDPVTQTEVVRHEKVWNYTIADISLLAFGTSFPQISLATIDAIRNVGNLYAGGLGPGTLVGSAAFDLFPIHAVCVVVPKAGELKKIADIGVWLVELFWSYWAYIWLYIILKVWTPDVVTLWEALLTVLQYGLLLTHAYAQDKRWPYISLPIERDERPEEWVPEESPYFIRESLDKIDFSETSPMSEEHGETVDIFSIHSVNPTDQKYERVRQIDDNVAQISDKAKEMMTEDVHLLKIWRQQFVDALTLESLETKKLKNSYLRMGRILWQSLLLPWRFLFAFVPPCHIAHGWISFICSLLFISGIAYIVTRITDLISCVTGINAYVIAFTALASGTSWPDLVASKIAAERQITADSAIANITCSNSVNIYVGIGVPWLIDTLYNFIAYREPLRIQDAGGLSFSLLVFFSTSVGCISVLVLRRLIFGAELGGPRIWAWITCVYFMLLWIIFVVLSSLKVSGFI